A genomic window from Chrysoperla carnea chromosome 3, inChrCarn1.1, whole genome shotgun sequence includes:
- the LOC123294960 gene encoding ras-related protein Rab-37-like isoform X3: MLLGDSGVGKTCLLVRFRDGTFLSGNFISTVGIDFRNKVINLDGSKVKLQIWDTAGQERFRSVTHAYYRDAHALLLLYDVTNKTSFDNIRAWLGEIREYAQDDVVIMLLGNKADCTSDRVVRKEDGVRLANEYNVAFMETSAKSGLNVDVAFMAIARELKIRSSGNMDEARFNVQDYVRDQTQRTTCPPCNT, from the exons ATGCTCCTGGGAGATTCTGGTGTTGGCAAAACCTGTTTACTTGTTAGATTTCGTGATGGAACATTTTTGTCTGGTAATTTTATATCAACAGTTGGAATTGATTTTAGG aataaagttattaatttgGATGGATCAAaggtaaaattacaaatttgggaTACTGCAGGTCAGGAACGATTTCGAAGTGTTACACATGCTTATTACCGAGATGCTCATG ctttattattactttatgaTGTTACCAATAAAACAAGTTTTGACAATATTCGAGCATGGCTTGGAGAAATTCGTGAATATGCCCAAGACGATGTTGTTATTATGCTCTTAG GGAACAAAGCTGATTGTACAAGTGATCGAGTTGTGCGTAAAGAAGATGGTGTAAGATTAGCAAATGAATATAATGTAGCATTTATGGAAACATCAGCAAAAAGTGGTTTAAATGTCGATGTTGCTTTTATGGCAATTGCAag agaATTAAAAATTCGTAGTAGTGGTAACATGGATGAAGCACGCTTTAATGTACAAGACTATGTGCGTGATCAAACTCAACGAACCACGTGTCCCCCATGCAACACgtga